GTAAGCTTCCTCTCCAGAGAAAAGAGAGTCCACGATTGAAGGCATCGGCTCTCCATCAGATCTCTTGATCTTGTATCGCTGCTCCGAGTTTTCTGCTTGCTCATGGGGATATCTCTCGTGGTGCTCGCGAACGTCTTTGAGCTGCTTGTAGAACTCTCCGAATGGGTCGCCTGTACCGATCTGCTGAATCTCTTGTGCCCGAACTCCGTTCTCATCCTTGTAGATGCCAACGAGGTTACTTGACTGAACCTGAATCTGGTCTAGTAATTGAGAAATCTCATGGTCTCTGTTGAGGCGATCACGGATCTGAAGGATTAGCAGACGAATTGTCAGGAAAATGGAGCTGCTCACATGTCTGGGTTCATCGCGAATGCGATCAGCAATACCTTGCTCAAGGCGCTCTAGATCCTCATGGATGTAGCGCTGCTCTTCGAGGACGAGCATTTCGGCGGATGTTGCGGTATAAGAACTCTCAAAATGTCAAAAATATGCTACGACGGCCCTCAATTGATGAATGAGTGAATGTAAAGATGAGCCTGATGCTTTAAAAATTGCGGAGCTTCGTCGCGAGTTCAGTGGCGTTCAAGCGCGCTTCGAGGTGGAAAAGTTGACTGGGGACTGatgagagacgaaataaGTTAGTCAGCTCATTCCACCTCTAAATTGGAGCTCtactttttctttctggCACCCCAGACCGATCACCCCGAAGTATACCCGGCGCTGCGCGTTACGTCTTTGCTCCAACTAAAAGTTACAACTCAAAACTTTGACTTTACTTGGTCGTGAAGTGCTGTTCTTCATTTTTACCAATAACCACAATCAAAAACGAAATCATGGCTGAAAGCGCAGGAGGAATTGATCGCAAGGCCGATGAGAGGATGGAGTTTGCCACCTCCAAGGAGGTTACGGTCCATCCTACTTTCGAATCTATGTCACTGAAGGGTCCGTCGCAAGCTTGTGATTGATTATGATCTAGCTAACAATACTCCAGAGAACCTCCTTCGCGGCATCTACGCTTACGGATACGAGTCTCCTTCTGCTGTTCAATCTCGTGCCATCGTCCAGGTCTGCAAGGGCCGTGACACCATTGCCCAGGCTCAATCCGGTACAGGAAAGACAGCTACGTTTTCCATCAGTATGCTGCAGGTCATCGACACCGCGGTGCGCGAGACACAAGCCCTTGTTTTGTCACCCACACGAGAATTGGCGACCCAGATCCAGTCCGTCGTCATGGCGCTGGGTGACTACATGAACGTCCAATGCCACGCTTGTATCGGAGGTACAAACGTTGGTGAAGATATCCGCAAGCTCGACTACGGCCAACACATTGTCTCTGGCACCCCAGGCCGTGTGGCAGACATGATTCGACGACGACACTTGCGCACCAGGCATATCAAGATGTTGGTTCTTGATGAAGCTGACGAGCTCCTCAACAAGGGATTCCGAGAGCAGATCTACGATGTCTACCGGTACCTGCCTCCTGCCACCCAGGTCGTGGTCGTCAGTGCCACCCTGCCTTACGATGTTCTCGACATGACGACCAAGTTCATGACCGATCCCGTTCGCATTCTCGTCAAGCGTGACGAATTGACCCTTGAAGGTCTCAAGCAGTACTTCATCGCCGTCGAGAAGGAGGACTGGAAGTTTGACACCCTATGCGATCTCTACGACACCCTCACTATCACGCAAGCCGTTATCTTCTGCAACACACGCCGAAAGGTTGACTGGCTCACCGACAAGATGCGCGAGGCCAACTTTACCGTCAGCAGTATGCACGGCGATATGCCCCAAAAGGAGCGAGATAGTATTATGCAGGACTTCCGTCAAGGTAACAGCCGAGTTCTCATCTCGACCGACGTGTGGGCCCGTGGTATCGACGTTCAGCAAGTCAGTCTGGTAATCAACTACGACCTGCCAAGTAACCGTGAGAACTACATCCATCGTATTGGTCGTAGTGGGCGATTCGGTCGCAAGGGTGTTGCTATCAACTTCGTTACTACCGAAGACGTGCGCATCTTGAGAGACATTGAATGTGAGTATCCTGGATTCGATGTCCGCTAGAATCAATACTGACCCTTTAGTGTACTACTCTACCCAGATTGATGAGATGCCCATGAACGTTGCCGACCTCATCGCTTAAGACAAATATCGGGGCACTGTGATATCATCGCTACGAAACAGGAACGCCGCGTCAAGAGGACGCGGTAGAAGTGGAGGAAGGGGGCCGTGTACCGAATTCAGTGAGTTATTGACTTGCTCATCTCTTGTCACAACTAACTAACTCGAATATAGACCACACGAGGAAAAGATTGCCAAAAGAAAACAGGGGGATCACTTTGACCCTGAACAAAGGGCTTCTCGGGATAAGCAGACAGTTTGAGAATATTTAATGCAAAAAGCATATTCAGCTCAAGACTCAATAAATTGACAGTGTTTGTTATTCGTCGCGTCGGCAGTCATCTCGTCTCATAAGCGTCAATAGTCAAGTCTTtgcctactacctacctCGAACTTACAGCAAACGCACTATTGGGCTGGCCGTACTTCTTATCTACTGTCGCCCCAACTTTCCCAATTCGTCCAAGCACCATCTCGAAGTTTATGGATATGTGGATGCGACACACATACCCCTGCAAATCAGATCAACCATCAAGGCCCAATTTTAACGACCCGAGAGTGTCATTACGATGAGGAACCAAGAATTTATTACGTGATGAATTGATTCCTTTTGATCTACCTGAGATCTTCCCCATGGGGTACGCAAATTGCAACTTGACCAGATGCTTCTTGACTATTTATCAGTGTCCTTGTGTCGCGTACTATTGTGACAGGTCTGGTAACTATATTTTCGAAGCGATATTCTCAAACCAACTAGTCAAAGTTATGATTGGTCTCAGCTATAGTCCGTTGTTAGACCCTGTCATTCTGCTACGATGGTTACACGATAAGTCACTGATAAGTTCTAATGCATCTATATCTTTTCTCCGGTACATGGCATCCTTTATTCAAAGTTTTACCTAAACCCGGTCACAAGATTCATACCCGGTCCGTATACGGAAGGTTGTGGACTCACATATGCACGATACGCcataccatccatcatccttATCAAACATCCGTAATTCTGCATAGCCAGAACCTGGAACTGATAACAAACCCTCTCCACTAGCTTAGACCTTCTACCCCAAGGATGTATGTACGTGGAAATCTCCAACCGCCACACTATACTGCATGCGGCAAATACTTTGCACACTTAAGCATTGCGGCCAACTAGATGCTCAATGGAAATTGACCCCATGTAACGGCGAATATCTGGGGTAAAAGATAAGTTTGAGTACGTATTAGTGATGGGACTCAGGGATATAAAGTGTCTGGCATCCCTACTAAACAGGCGCATACTGCTATAcacaaaccaaaccaaatcACTGTAGATACACTACATTCTATTCCATCTTGATCAACTGCCAGAGAATGCCCACAACCTCCTCCCTTTATAACCATCCGACCATCGACTCAAGCTCTGGTGTACCATGGAGAAAGCGACACCAATGAATCAAGCCGAGCGCGACGCTCTCGACCTCGCCGCCCTCGGCCATGAGCAAGCCCTCTCTCGCAAGTTCAGCATGCTGAGCATGCTATCTCTCGCCTTCTGTATCTTAGGTACATGGGCTGTATGCGCACAGAGTCTCGCGACAGGTATCCAGAATGGCGGGCCCGTGACTTGCCTATGGGGTCTTGTCCTGGTTTGTCTTTGCAACCTCGCCATCGCCATGTCGCTTGGTGAAATGTGCTCTGCTATGCCGACAGCGCTGGGACAGGCGTTTTGGACTGCGAAACTATGGAGGACTGCGACAGGGAGATTTATGAGCTACATGACGGCTTTCATCAGCACCTTTGGATGGTGGTGTCTTTCTGCTTCGCAGATTGCTTTCATGGCGGAGTTTGTTTTGTCGATGAAACTCATGTTCGACCCCGAGTGGACAGGAGGCAGCAAAGGCTGGGTATTGTTCCTCGTGTATACTGGAATCAATATCCTGTTCACCTTTGTCAACTATGTCGGTTGCCGCTCCGAGAAGTTTCTACCATACTTCAACAACTTCGTCGCTGTTGGTTTCGTCGGCCTCTTTGCCACTTTCTGCCTCCTCCTTCCCATCCTCGTCGGAACCAAATCGGAACTCGATTATCAACCGGCTAAATTCGTCTTTGGATCGTGGATCAATCATACAGGCTGGTCTGATGGAGTTGTTTGGTTCCTCGGACTTGTACAGGCTGCTTATGGATTGACAGCCTATGACTCTGTCATCCATATGGTGGAAGAGATCCCGGCTCCGCGACGGAATGGACCCAGAACAATGGTCATGGCTATTGCTATGGGTGCCATCTCGGGTTTTATTTTTCTGGTTGCCATTCTGTTTTGCATCCAGGATCTCGATAATACTTTAGATCCCCCCTCTGGCTTCCCCTTTATTGAAGTGGTCCAGAACATTGTGGGACTCAAAGGAGCAGCTGCATTGATCGCTCTGTTCATCTTCAACGGTTTTGGTCAGGGTATCTCGATCGTGACATCGTCCTCGAGACTTACCTGGAGTTTCGCCCGTGATGGGGGTCTTCCATTTGGAGATTATTTCTCCTACGTTGATCCGTACTGGGAAGTCCCTGCTCGTTCGTTGATCCTCCAAGGAGGAATCATCAATCTTGTAGGACTCTTGTACCTCTTCTCTAGCACTACACTCGATGCTATTTTGAGCGTCAGTACCATCGCCCTCACAATATCTTATGCAATTCCTATCGCTGTCTTGATGATTGTTGGTCGAGACAAGCTGCCTTCAGGAGGAGAGTTTGGGCTGGGCAGATTTGGACCAGCATTAAACACAGTTTCCATCATTTATACCGTTATCACGaccgtctttttcttctttcctgGTTCACCAAACCCAGTTATTGCTGATATGAACTTTGCCATCGCTGTGTTTGGAATTTTGCTTATCATATCCTTGGGGTTCTGGTTTGTTAAGGGCAATAAGTCTTTTTTGAGGATTGAAGATGTGTCTGATGATATTCTCTATGGCCAAGGGGAGGATGAACAGTCAAGAGCGATCAATGTACCAGAGAAGCAATGAGCATATGTAGGTACATAGATATATATGAAACTAAATTAGTGATTAAACTCCGAGTCGTTAAGCGCACACTTACAAGCCTATTATCACTTATACAGTCTTGCCTTATCTAGAAAAAATCTAACATTTCTGAATCTGTGATTGGTTTCCCTCTCGCTACGGCGGCTTGGCCAATCTTCTCCTTTGTCTCGTCATGTTCTTCCTTCAAGACATTTTCCAGCTAGTCCCACCCGCCATCGATCGCATATCCTTTCAGTCCTCTGTACCAACCCGCAAGGTCTGTCTGGTTGCATCAGAGTTGGCTCTCGATGAATTGATTTAGTACTTCGGTTGCTGTAGAGACGTCTCTATTATTGACAGCTTTGTGAAGGTTATCGATGGTCGACATATGACGTCTCAAGTCAGGGATCAGCAAATTGAAATAGAATGTGATGAAGGTGTCCAACTCATCGGTGACACATGAATGCTCTCGTAGCGCCTTCAACATTCCATCTCGTGTTCTTTATGGGCTCATTGCCTGCAGATGGATATCGCTTTTGTTATTCCCAGGACCTACCCGAGACTGTGTCGACCTGGGCTGAAAACCCAACGTTCTACAGCAATAATGCCCCAGATATTGTCATCAGTCTTGATTACCCATACAAGATACGTCCTTGTTATTGCAGTGGGAAGTCTGTTGCACTATTACACACAATGTCTGGTTTTATGTGGCCCAAGACAAAATACATATCAAGACTCTGCCCAATAGAGAAGAAAGGAACACAAGTCCGAAGCTTCAAGTTCCACTCCATCATGACTGTCGACACATGATAGAAACCAACACGCGTCATTTAGATACATGTTCAGTTTTAGGTCAGCCATGAACATGACCAACAGCTTTATCTGCCAGCCTCACTGTTCCTCAGCGACTCGTGTGTCCTGTTTCACCCTTAAACTCAAATATCCGATACCAACTCTCAACATTAAAAGCCTCGAACCGCTATGACAAACAACGAGTTGTATGCGCCCGCGTTCTCCGGGTAGGTTTAACGGGAAGACCCTGCCTCATCTTTTCGTCCAAGCTAAACGTTATCGTAACCATCGTAGCCACAAGAAACGTCGGTTTCAGCCCCAACTTCACTTTAGAGACAAGCCAGTGCACGACAGTGGGTAACTAGTTTCTAGATTAAATGCATGCAATCAGAAGTTATCATCTTCAGGAACCACCGAGTCAAGCCACCTGTCTCAGCCTTTTTTTCTAGAAAATCGTTAGCACCCTCTATAGGTTAGGGACAGTTGAAGTGGACAATTCGTATTTTGAAACCCAAGCGAAAAGTTTAATTGATCAGACCAGAACAGCTTAGGTTACCGGCTCTATGGTCACAGTGCAACGCAGCGATGGATCATCGGAGGGAAGGCCTGTTTCTGGCCATGGCTGAAACGTCCCGAGGAACAAACAAACCCATGCTTTCTTTACCTTTGCCCTGGACAACGCAAGAAATCATTGAAACCCACCGAGACAGTACAGCGTGAATTAAAGACATGGCATCATCATTTCGGACGAAATTTCCAAGAGGCATGTGGAATGGACATGACGACAAGGGTGGGTGTATGTAGTCAGATAGCAAGGGCCTGCACTCCTGCGGCACCGAGGTCCCCAAAGTGTGGAAAACGTGGGATTGGACAGGGGATTGAAATGGGCTTGATGGATCGAGAAAGTGACATTGCGCGTCAGCTTGCAgtcatgtcttgtcttgtgtcTTGAATGTCTGATTCAACTACGACACCCCCGATAGCCTGTGCCAGATTCAAGCGAGACAAAGTAGACTCGTATCATCTTGTAGctaatcatcatcaaagtgcGCAAGAGTCATGTTACGCAAGATTGGACAGTCTGAGGCACGGCGCGAGATCGAATTTGTATCTAGGTCAAGCCTAGTTGAACCTAATGGAGAAAGCCCGACGCCACGAATGGGCACCAAATAACATGCCAGGCTGAACGAGAGTTTTGCAGAGGGTATCCGtttgtacatacatacagttAGTAATTATTACATGGTAGGGTAAGGTTGCCATGTGGGATCAAAGTGCTTGTACGTGTCTAGCGAGAACGTAATGTTAAAAAGAACGAATTGAACGAATGAGTGCATGGTCGGGGAAGCAAGCCGGCGACAGGGGGCTTTTATTGGGAAATATGGGATCCGGGACAACTGGTAAATGAATTGTGAGAGGATACTCTGTAAAAACAACGCAAATACTACATGCGACATTGATAATCTTGGAGTTTGGGGATTTCGGCCAAGTTCAACCCGCTGGTCCGAACTAGTAAAGATGATCACAATGGCGCGGAATGGATATGCAAGATTGAGTGCagcaccaagaccaagaccaagaccaagaccaagaccaagaccaagaccaagaccaagaccaagaccaagaccatcCACTTGCATGGCCTAGAAGAACTCAAATCCAATTGACGAATTACCCTTTCAACGTCGAGTAGTTTGGATCGTCCAAAATAGTCATTGGTATGGATGGAATGCAAAGATGACATTGTTTGTCATCACCACACCCAACCTTCCTTCTCCCGGGCTTCCATGCTGCAGTGCATCCCCTAATCTTGTTGTCGGTACCAATCGCCTAGAGTCTCCTCATGTAGGTTCCGCTTAGCCAGGAACAAAGACAGGGATCAGACAGTTGGAAAGGCTGTGATTAAGACCCGGTTGAAGCCCCAAAACGGCTTGGTTCCGCCGGGGGAAGGCGATCCGGGCCGATGAAATCAAGGGTTGGAGCCGTTTTTGGTACCAAGCGTCTACAGTATTGTTCCGTTGACACCAGGGAAGGTTCTTTTGCTTCGCTTTTGTCTAGGGAGGGATACGGACTCGTAAGTGGGCGACGATGAAATCGGTGAAGCTGAGCTTGATCTCGTATGAAGATTGGCATCTTGGTGGACTTACAATATCGTGTAATGGTATGAGGAGAATCACATTGTTATTGCTGTTGGTAGCTTGTAACGTCATTGGGCCATGCTCGTGCGTACGGGTGAGGCGTGACTTGACGATGCACAACATTAGAATTCACTCGCACAGACACTTAATAGGAGCGCTATTGTAGGTACATATGCTAGTTAGCTAAACAGCCAATGTCGGCTAGGCTCTTGATGGGAGTCAGCAGAAGCTTGATGGAAGAGAAGCCGTTACCAGCATCCGGAGGAAGTGGACAGACGAACCTTAGCTTTACCCCTGACTTGGTGATTAGCCCCGGGTGATTTACCAAGTAAATTATCTCCCTGCTCGGGTTAGCTAGTTCGCTCCGGTGTTCCTTTGGGACAATCCATGATAGGGCGAAAGAGGCAGGCCGACCGTAAGCTATTTGTGTTAGTTGGGCGGAGCGAATAATGACATTCGGTTGTCACTCAGATGGCCCATGCTTGGTAGATCACCAACCGGAA
This Fusarium poae strain DAOMC 252244 chromosome 3, whole genome shotgun sequence DNA region includes the following protein-coding sequences:
- the FAL1 gene encoding RNA helicase (BUSCO:24102at5125), producing MAESAGGIDRKADERMEFATSKEVTVHPTFESMSLKENLLRGIYAYGYESPSAVQSRAIVQVCKGRDTIAQAQSGTGKTATFSISMLQVIDTAVRETQALVLSPTRELATQIQSVVMALGDYMNVQCHACIGGTNVGEDIRKLDYGQHIVSGTPGRVADMIRRRHLRTRHIKMLVLDEADELLNKGFREQIYDVYRYLPPATQVVVVSATLPYDVLDMTTKFMTDPVRILVKRDELTLEGLKQYFIAVEKEDWKFDTLCDLYDTLTITQAVIFCNTRRKVDWLTDKMREANFTVSSMHGDMPQKERDSIMQDFRQGNSRVLISTDVWARGIDVQQVSLVINYDLPSNRENYIHRIGRSGRFGRKGVAINFVTTEDVRILRDIELYYSTQIDEMPMNVADLIA
- a CDS encoding hypothetical protein (TransMembrane:12 (i27-48o60-84i105-130o150-172i184-204o231-248i269-289o309-328i374-391o397-421i433-457o469-488i)), whose product is MNQAERDALDLAALGHEQALSRKFSMLSMLSLAFCILGTWAVCAQSLATGIQNGGPVTCLWGLVLVCLCNLAIAMSLGEMCSAMPTALGQAFWTAKLWRTATGRFMSYMTAFISTFGWWCLSASQIAFMAEFVLSMKLMFDPEWTGGSKGWVLFLVYTGINILFTFVNYVGCRSEKFLPYFNNFVAVGFVGLFATFCLLLPILVGTKSELDYQPAKFVFGSWINHTGWSDGVVWFLGLVQAAYGLTAYDSVIHMVEEIPAPRRNGPRTMVMAIAMGAISGFIFLVAILFCIQDLDNTLDPPSGFPFIEVVQNIVGLKGAAALIALFIFNGFGQGISIVTSSSRLTWSFARDGGLPFGDYFSYVDPYWEVPARSLILQGGIINLVGLLYLFSSTTLDAILSVSTIALTISYAIPIAVLMIVGRDKLPSGGEFGLGRFGPALNTVSIIYTVITTVFFFFPGSPNPVIADMNFAIAVFGILLIISLGFWFVKGNKSFLRIEDVSDDILYGQGEDEQSRAINVPEKQ